Below is a window of Macadamia integrifolia cultivar HAES 741 chromosome 8, SCU_Mint_v3, whole genome shotgun sequence DNA.
TTGTTATGGATATTTTTTATTAGGAGAGAAAGCAGATGTAATGGCAGAGAACTCAATTGGTTGGCCTGGAAATTTAATAATACTAGCTGTAATTAAAAATAGATCGCCTAGATcgaaaaaccaataaaaaattaaaaacatggTTAATTATTAAAACTTCTGCCTTTCTCCTTAATCTGTGATTAATTATTAATAACTCAGAAATCCCAATTAAATGCAAGAGTTCTGTATTTTATGAAGGAAACCATGCCTACAAGCAGAGAATCCAGCATATACACAAATCAACATGATTATCACCAACGGAAACAACAGATGTCTAGACCCCCTAGATCTTATTATACATGTATTGAAACGAGAACTAGTTTTCCTCGGTGACTGGAAACAATGGACCGAAATGTTGATGTTGCATTTGTTGCAATGAAGTATCAGAGACAAATAAAGGCAAGTCATAGGTTAAATAGAACTTCCAAGAAGAAACCAAGATAATTTTAGAATGATCAACTAAAACAGCTAAATGATCTTTAGAGAATAAGGCTGATAAACCAAATTACCTTATCCTGACTTAGGAGTGTTCTTCATGGATGAAATGTAGATGGTAATTAGCAGCAATGAAGGTAATAATCAAGCCCTATGGTCTCTAACCCTACAATTTTTAATGGAGATCTCATAAGAAAATTGGAGAAATTTCAAACCTAGGGCAAATCGCAGGGTATGAAATTACCTGAaatccttccttccttctcttctcggTTGTTGAATACACACATATATGAAGGGAAGCCAAGTAGTCATCGCTCGTTGCCTATCGGATTGCTCAGTATCTCGTTGCCCGTCACCCGTCGCCTGAGAGGATAAGGGCAACTTCCATCTCAAAATAAGGGGAAGCCAAGTAGCCATCGACCGTCGTACTTCGCATTCCGAGTAACCATCGTCGGAGAGGAGGACCTTTGTCAGAGAGGAGGACCTTCGCCGGAGAGGAGAACCTTCGTCGGAGAGTTTGTCTTCGTTGCTCGCGGCTTGCAAACCCAAAATTGAAAGGATTGAAAGGGGAAGATAGGGTTTTTTGGAATAAAGGTATGACGACTTTTGGGGGTTTTCAATTTGTTTCAATGAAACTAATGGCTTAAGCCAAATAAGATGCTAACGGTGTGAactttttgggtttaaatgtaatttttttatttccaggGGGATTATGTAATTACGACAAACaacaggggaggttgatgtaaaaaatccagaaaaaaaaatttgtattacTGTTTTTTAAATACTTTGTAATATTGATACCAGATTGGATCAAAACTAGTATCGGGCTAATAATAACCCGGGTAAACTGATATAAACCCAGATTAACAATTTGGTTTCTATTTGTTTTAGTACTAGATAAACCTACTCAATATGATAAAGATCGAACTGAACAGACGAATTAGCACCCCTGGATATACACCATACACCTGCGTTAATCTCTTTCTTGTCCAATCAAAATGACAATTATGTATGATTCTGAAGCTGTTTTTGTGTCATATGGCCTTATCTCTGTGGTACGGCTCAATGATAAATCTTATtgaatcatcattttattaaCCACATTATGCCTATTTGATCATCTAATTCTTGCAATAATATCTTTAACCTTCGAGTGACGTGAAGTAAATATTTTTTGCAAGATGGACCATGTGATTGAGATTTTTTATATACTAAAATTATGATAATTAATGATTTTTCAATATAGTCTCATTTCCTCAACTCCTCTTTTTACCTTTTTGAgggtttgaaattttttaccTTACTCCTTTTATAATAAATTTTGCATATAAATTTTGGTAATCAGTTCATTTCGATTCCTTATAACccaaaatattttgataattttgaagAAATTTCAAACATCATGGACTATTGTAATCAGTTCATTTCgattccttataaatccaaaatattttgataattttgaagAAATTTCAAACATCATGGACTATTGCTCATTCTCTTTAGGATCATTGAAATCTTaaagaaaaatacatttagGCTGCCCTAGTTTTGAATACAATTGGAAACTAACAAGATGCTCCATCCCTAAGCAATACTTTTATTGAAgaggcaaaagaaaatattgaggATAAtgaagttgtttttttttttttatgtactttGGTACTAATAATCTGATAATTTCGAAAAATTTTCTACCATGTTGCGAATTCATATGGTGAAGATACAAAGATCTTGATGTGCAAGTTATGGTGATCAAGTATATAGTAGCCAGTAGTCAAGACATGGGTGATGATCATGAGATAAGAGGCAAAAATAAACTAGGGGATGGATGGGGAGCGGGGGGGAGGGGAATTAAAAGTATGTGTACATATTTGCCACTCTTAGCAAGTTCCTTTCTTTTACCGACCAGTGTTTTCTTAAAAATTCTTTGTGTACCCATATGAGTCGAAGCAAAGCAAAGAAGGCCCATTAATTGACATTTAAATAGAATGGTCTTTTTAGGCAAAAGAGAGATATACAATACTTCTAGATAAGGGCAAGCTAGTCTTGCATCTCCATAACTCAGGGCCCccagaaagagagaataaaaatgaaaacaaataaaagaggaCGGGATCAAGGTTCATTAATAATGAGCTTTTAAGCCTATATAGGCCATTCGGCCCGGCCGTTCACATGAGCATAGGGAATCTATACTCTAGTGTTCATGACTGGGCCCTGATAGGGTAGGTTAGGAATCACTCTACATCTAATCTGACTAGGATTCGCCAATCGTGTTTGGCCAAGTCTAACTAATGTCCAATCTTGAATAGATTGAATCAGAATCAAAGGGAATCAAAGGAGACCAACTCCAAACTCGCCGGATTTGCCAAGTTTTTAAAATTTAGATCAACTTGAGTTAGGGTGATACACAAAACCAATAAGGGTCATGGCGTGTAATTTAGGGAATTTGTATACAATTGATGGTGATATACACACCAATGGTAGAAATTTCATGTTCATGTGTATATTGACCTTCTTGAACCTTTGGCTTTAACAATGGCTTATGCACCATCTCTCATggtattttttcaaattaattggGAATAATTAGTAGCCATGCGCATGATTAACAGATAAGTAAACCTTATTACTTAATCACCAAACCTAACCACTACTTTTTCTAGTATGTAATATATTATCCAAGAGGGCACCCCGTTCTTGTCTACCCAACAAGTAGTAGAAGCACAAAAACAgaagatactaagcccttctttcttttgggaAGATAAGATAGTCAAATTCTTTTATGGTATAGATAGAGCTAGCCCGTTTGTTAATGACCTAATTGGGGCTAGCCCATTTGTTAGACCTAAGGTTGGTCATGATTGACTTGTATATGATGTGACATTACAGACTGGCCTTGTAtcagaaaaaaatcatctgttttttcttttcctgtttttcttgtgtttcgctagttgcagaagatgacatgtgtcatcaacggtcaagattaatttAGTTGGATGAAGGTTATTACATccagtttggtttttaactcaATCTTGGCCGTTCACTTAAAATAATGTCACATGTCGCCTTCtaaaggtagcaaaacaagaaaaacatgaatgaagaaaaacaggCGATTTTTTTCCGATACAAGGCCAGTCTGTAATGTCACATCAtacacaagaaaaacaagaaaaagaaaaacagatgaTTTTTATCCCCTTGTATCATGTGGCTTCACCAATAATAGTATCTTGagacaattattattattctaccaaaaagtcaattgttattattattaggcAAACAAGTCAATTCTTAATTGTGCAATTATGAAACCTCACTCATATATACTTAGTAATAGATCATAGTATATATTAATGACTAAGGGCTTaaagggaggaggaaccttcccTGTCTGCCCGACTTTAGTATAGTGAACCTACAAACATAGCCCCTATTTTCAGGAGGAGCAAAGATGTCTTTTCATAGTctccctaaaaacaatggttGTATCTTGGGCATTCCCTATGTGGGACCCGTGGGATTCTTTTTCTTAGCATTAAATTAATCCCTTTCTTCTAGAaacttaaataaatattaaaataaataataataataagtaagCATTTCTTATAAAATATGAGCAACACCAAATCCTTCTACAGCCCAAACTTCCAATTCTCCACCTGTTGTCTTGTATGCTTGGCCTTTCCTATAAGGTTTGTTGTGTAACAGCTGCATAAAATTCACTAGAACACCCGTGGATTTTATTATCAACTTAATGAATTAATTTCAAGATATATGGCTTTCCTATTAGAATAGGTTGTTCAAAAAGCTATCACATTCTTTCATTAAATATTCTGGTTTTTCCTGAATACTTGGGTTCAAATATCCATGGATTCACTGTTTATTTATTGGCTTCAGATGCCTGATTTCATGGCCTTAAAACCAGATACATGGGATCACAAATTTATCACAACCGTCGCTTGTGAAATAAAATATCATATTTATGTTGATGCCCTTATGTGATATCATTGGCCCGCACTGATGCAGGGTCACACAAACTAGGCAACGATGTCTGcccattattttttaaaatattttaatgagGGAGGGCTTAGAACAATGTATCATTTCCGGGCTACGTCCATCAGCCCATCCTCATGCGCATGGCTCAACTACTTAATCATTGACCTTTGGATTGTTGAGAATATTTAAATAAGAGATCGATATGAGAAGTATTTGAAACACAAAAAGATCTAATTATTTAACTTTTGGTGCTCTCCTCCAACCCTAATATTAAGCAAAAAGTATTCTATGCTAGCACCTAGTCAGGTTTGTGTTTGGATCTCAATCAGATTTGGGTTGATTAATCAAGTTGACAACAGCTGTAGATTTTGTTTCAACAATCATTTTGGTTTCCCCTAAATTAATGAAAAGTTTGTTTGACATTTGAAACATGTGGAACCTTTTTCTAGTAATGTATATATGTAGTAGGAAGctctaatttattaattttttttttttttataagaaacaGTTTTATTCATCTTCATGTGAAAAACTCAGTCAAAGGAATTTTCTGGAATCTACAATCCCTAAAATAAGAGGCAAAGTGAAGCATATATCTCTATTGGAATGTCATGAGATGTATGATTTACAAAGCACCTGGCACTTAATAGTTTGTTTCTACAATTAAATAATCCATATAGGCCCCAACATAGAAGACCCTTGCTTATGTGTAAAGTTCAGCTAATCATATCCGTTCAagtagaaaatcaaatcattgaAGAGTCAAAGACTAAGATAGAGGCGCACAGACTAACTGAGAGTTTTCATGCTTTCTAAGGTTCAATACATGgccaattcaaatatttttttatatatccaACAAGCAGAAATCATCATGTCACCCTTCTCCCATTGCATAAATAGCTACACAGTCGAGAGATATATCAAAATACCtacaaaaatttttgaatgaaATGCATAGTGAAATGCATAATTAAGGAAATGtcacctctttttttctttttttttttttttttatgcacgATCCACATTGGAGCCAGGTTGAACACCCACGAGGGGCAAACAAATGGATCACTTGACCACACTTATTACTAActtactaatatatatatatattaataccACATTTTAGAAGGtaaggggggtgggggaaggccAACTATCTTTGCAACACGCAATTCTCTTCTTATGGattgattgaattttattttattttttattttttaaatccctGAGGAACTGGGGAAATAGTAATAAAGAACCTTATCTACATAAGAAATCCAGGTCAGGTGTAGGGGAACTGTCGTTCTCTAGCATTCTCGAGGACACGTGGACAGTTGAAGAGTTGTACGGGATGATGACTTTGACTTTAAGGACCCGGTGCTGCTGAGTCAGTAGTGACAAAAGATAAATGAGAAATAGTGAGAGTGATAAAATCACAAGACGTGGAACTTGTAAGTGAAGATTAGGAGAAATAATAGAGGAGATTGAACGAATTATCACAAGCCACGTTGTGGATATTTGACAGTGGCAGGTAAGAAAAGAGGATATGTGTGGGGCCCAGTGATAGTGATGGTAGTGGTAGTTGAGGATTAAAGTGGTGAAAGCCTGAAAGGTAGACGCGATATAACGTCGCCGCTTGGCTACTTACAGAGAAGAGGTAATGTGATAATTGTGAAAGGAGTTTTAATCatgttttactttatttttatttttgggagtgGGGCCCGCTGAGCTCCGTTTTTGCTATAAATAGATGTGTCGAGACGTTGGTGGATATTAACATCATATGCCTGCTTACGTTCCCGAGTCACCACCACCTTCCCCCCTGTGTGCCCTCACCAGTCACCACcaccttcctcctcctcctcctcctccttccttccttccttctcgTTATAATCCTCTTGCTCGCTCAGCTTTATGTTATTTATAGGTGTTTGGCCTAAGGAACTTTTTCTCTTAGtttctatctatctatctaaatatattagtttctatctatctatctatctatctaaaTATAATCACCACCACCCacttatagagagagagagagagagagagagagggggggggggaatcatcATCTTGAACCAACCATGTGTGGGATACTTTCAGTTCTGGGTTGTTCTGATGATTCGCAAACGAAAAGGGTTCGAGTGCTCGAGCTTTCTCGCAGGCAAATTTCATCTATTTCTGttattaatttcttctttttcttctggttgatcttttgattcttgagaATATATTTTTGTTCATCTTCAAGTTTTTCAAGTCGTTTTCTGCAACTTATATATGCATTctgcattcttttttctttttttcaccaTTAAAGCTTTAGCCATTTAgtttttaaatttttgtttattttttctttgaaataattttttttttttatttttttttttacttcatttCTAGGAAAATCTGATAAGTTCAAGTTCTGCTTCATATATATAATTCCAGATGTTCTTTAATGGGACCCATGGTAAGCTACACCCATCACCATGGTTGGATGTGGATTTGTGAAAACATACTATTTCTCAggataatataatatattgggtgttcaaagttcaaagtgTATATAGATGGTGACATAAGCtccttaattaattaattaattattggtGTGGTTGTGTGGCCCCAGAACCAGCGCGGTTATCAACATGAAAGTAATTATCTATTTCAAGAGGTGGGGTGGTAATTTACCATGATCAGACGTTAGGTATCTTCTTGTAGACCAGATTATTCTCGCTCCTTGTCTCGGCATTTAGAATCCACTGGGTCTCTCTTTAATGAGAGTTGGGTTTTGGACTTAGTAGATTCCAAGCCAAGACTAAGGGCATATAAGATATAAtctcgtatgtgaacctgatctaGCCTCATCTTTCTTCTGATGGGTTACCTAGTCATTTGTCTACCTCTCTTTCCCTCGGAATGAGGTATCAGTATCTGTATcggatcaagggtaaaatcataaaaatccatTTGGGTTGATATGGACAGTCTCTGTCCTTGGCTCCTCCCTCTCCGTCTATAGCTGTTTGTTATCTGGAATTGGTGGCATGCCTAATCTTCTcatgtaatttaaaaataatatttgagAATCATGTAACATGTGATTAAGAAATATaatttaggaaagagaaagaagcaaCTGATCTGTGAAAGTTAATTAGCTCTCTTAGAATCTGCAAGCTGTGAATGTTAATAATACAAACAATTAATTAGTTGTTAATAATGTTGCAGATTGAAACACAGAGGGCCCGACTGGAGTGGGCTTTACCAACATGGAGATTGCTTTTTGTCTCATCAGAGGCTAGCTATAATCGACCCCACTTCTGGGGATCAACCTCTCTTTAATGAAGACAAGTCAATTGTTGTAACGGTAATTAACTTTACTTAACATTAATAAGCTAGGCTAAATTTCTATTGTGTTAATTACTTAGGGGTTTAATTTACTAATTGGGCAGGTTAATGGAGAGATATACAACCATGTAGAGCTAAGAAAGCGGCTCCATAATCACAAGTTCTGGACTGGTAGTGATTGTGATGTTATAGCCCATTTGGTGAGTGTTATATCCTCTGAAAATGGTTATAGAAAAATCATCTCTTCCCTGCTTGCTTATCTTATTTTAAAATGATGAACAGATTATGATCTTAAGATGTTTGATTAATTACCTGTGAGAAGTTAAATGAAGGGTGGGTGGCACTTTTTGTTAAGGCTGTAACTGGGTTTTTAATGATCTTgcgaattttatgtagtatgaACAGTATGGTGAAGATTTTGTGGACATGTTGGATGGAATGTTCTCATTTGTATTGCTGGATACCCGGGATAACAGCTTCATTGTTGCTAGAGATGCCATTGGAATTACTTCCCTTTACATTGGCTGGGGACTTGATGGTAAGAAATAGTAAGAATATTTCTTACTAGAGATTTGAATATCCATCTTTCTCATTCATTTGTTCcattttgctgctctttcagGATCAATTTGGATTTCATCTGAAATGAAAGGACTTAATGATGATTGTGAACATTTTGAGTGCTTCCCTCCTGGTCACTTGTATTCGAGCAAGGTGGGTGGGATGCGAAGATGGTACAATCCCCCATGGTACTCAGAGGCTATTCCATCATCTCCATATGATCCACTAGTCCTCAGAAAGGCCTTCGAAAATGTGAGACTACTGAACTATAGTATAGGATACTCAATAAGCTGCAAGTGACTTTTGTTAACCAACCAAGATTTCTATCTTGATTATATGGAAGTGGCCATGAAATCTTATATTCAGTTTTCCCATCTGATAGATTATTTTCATTGCTTGAAATCTTGCAGGCTGTAGTTAAGAGGCTAATGACTGATGTACCATTTGGAGTTCTGCTATCAGGGGGGCTCGATTCATCACTAGTTGCCTCTGTTACTGCTCGCTATTTTGCTGGGACAAAGGCTGCAAAACAGTGGGGAACACAACTTCATTCCTTCTGTGTTGGCCTTGAGGTAACTCCTAATTAAATCTTCATGATTTGTATGAAAATCCATCAATGAAGTTATACTGTTGTTGTTCAGGGCTCCCCTGATTTGAAGGCTGGAAAAGAGGTTGCTGATTATTTGGGAACCATTCATCATGAATGTCACTTTACAGTTCAGGTACTTGTATTGATATGAAATTGTCATTAGTCTTCTTGTTCTTATGTTCAATGAGAAGGATGTGATATTCTCTTTGTTACTGTAGATCATCAACCCTAAATATGAAGTTTTCTTTCTATTCCCTTGGCCATTTGGGTGCAGGATGGTATTGATGCCATTGAGGATGTCATCTACCACATTGAATCATATGATGTGACCACAATCAGGGCAAGCACCCCCATGTTTCTTATGTCCCGCAAGATCAAATCACTGGGAGTGAAGATGGTCATTTCTGGGGAAGGCTCTGATGAGATATTTGGTGGATACTTGTATTTTCATAAGGCACCAAACAAGGAAGAGTTCCACCGGGAGACATGCCACAAGGTAATTTATGCTCTGTTGGCCTTTTCTCTTCCTGTCATTATTGATAATTAACTTTGGaagatcaacagagatgacaagATGAAAATTTGCTTTTTCAATATCATCACAGATAAAGGCGCTTCACCAATATGATTGCCAGAGAGCCAATAAGGCAACTTCTGCTTGGGGTTTAGAAGCTCGGGTCCCCTTCTTAGATAAGGAATTCATCAATGTCGCGATGAGTATTGATCCCGAGTGGAAGATGGTATGTGGGTGGAGATCAATGTGCACATAGTAATTTGGATTCTACTACAACATACTCTTTTCCACTTATGTACTACTtcagaattttgaaattttcattagTAAGATTGCTCTGACTTTGCCTAATTTTATCAGATAAAACCAGATCAGGGACGGATTGAGAAGTGGGTACTGAGGAAAGCctttgatgatgaagaacatcCTTATCTGCCAAAGGTCTCTTGCCTAATTAATTATCAGCTTTATAAACTTATTGCTTGATCACATTGATTATTAACAGTCTCTGTTTATTGTTCTGCAGCATATTCTATATAGGCAGAAGGAGCAATTTAGTGATGGTGTTGGCTACAGTTGGATCGATGGGCTTAAGGCTCATGCTGCCAAGcatgtactctctctctctctctctctctctctctctctctctctatatatatatatatatatgtacatgaTCTGTTTATCATTGTCTAATTCTCTTCTACCTATATCAGGTGTCAGATAGAATGATGCTTAATGCGAGGAATATCTTCCCACATAATACACCTACCACAAAAGAGGGTTACTACTACAGAACTATCTTTGAGAGGTTCTTCCCTCAGGTAACCATTAGAACAAATATCTGATTAATTATCCTAGTAATATGAAATCAATAAACAAGTACTGATGTGTATTTTATCATATTTCTCTGCAGAATTCAGCGCGTTTGACTGTCCCTGGAGGCCCAAGTGTGGCTTGCAGTACTGCCAAAGCTATTGAGTGGGATGCAGCTTGGTCAAACAATCTTGATCCTTCAGGCAGGGCTGCATTGGGAGTACATGAGTCTGCTTATGATCCGCAGTTACCCAATGCAAATGGGGTTGCAAAGGTACCAGCTAAAATCATTAACGATATTTCAAGGATAGTGGAAGTGAGTGCTCCGAGCCTCACAATTCGAAGCTAATATCTTTGGCAGAGAAGGAATAATTCTTACAAGAATCTCAAGTTAGATAAGAAGTGTGTTAagaaatctctttttttcttttttttgcttctaTGGTGTGTAAATCTAGTTATCCAATGTATGATGGTAAAAAATTGTGCAAGGTTGCACAAAAAGAATCTACATTGTGTTCTGTTTTCTTGGTTACAAGAATATGCATAGAACAGTCTCTTCCATGTATCTGGAACTTCTGGAAAACACCAATGTATGAATCACTTTTCCTTGGTATTCGGTATAAACTGACGTATGTCGGGGAAGACCCGGGTCTTGTTTGGATCAATGGTAGAATCAACCCAATTGGCCCAAGTCTTCGAGGAAATCCTAAAAGCAACGGGTGGGAGCATCGAACTTCTcgaattcctcttcttcattcacAAAGGAACCCATTTGTGCTGAATTAAACGGGGTACCATAGAATATAGTTTCTTCGTTAGACATCAGCTACCTGAAAAACTTTTAGGTCACCATAACCTGTCAAAACTTCTCTGGTTTTTGCTAAGTCTGAAGTTGCTACTTTCAGTGACTTAATCTTCAGACCACTCATCCACCATACCTAAGCGTTTAACACAAAAATGTCCACTCCTACCCATTACTTGGCATGCTTAGGCAATGATTCAACTCTCGCAATTCCGTCATTCAGATCTGATATGATTTGGAGATCAGAGTTGGACTAAACAAGGAGCACTACAGGGAACAGGGGATTGGAGGGAAGGGAGAGAAAGCACTCTGTTTTAGAGATTTCAGCTCTATATCAAATTGATGATTGAAATCTCTATATCAGGTCTTTGTTGTTTCTCTTTGTATACCCAATTTCAAATTGGAGCAGGCTTTTGTAGGCCCCAAAAGTTGGATTTGAACTTtgaggaatgagaaaagaaaagaagacattgGGAATCCCTTGCCGTAGTCATCGGCATGGGTTCCACTGGATTGGCTTGGATTGACAAGGAGAGGGGTAGTTTCAACCCTTATACAATAGGGAGTGGGAGTTTATGATGACACAAGAGTCGGGAATTCTTCCCTTCATacaggtgaaggaaaacttagtcCAAAGAAGAACCAataaaagatgagaagagaaaagaaatgtaCTTCACTTTATTAGTTACTTTCCTtttccaacacatacataaccttACTTTTACTAacaaattgaaaattgaatGCATTGGAAATAACTCTAACATGAGGGAAACTGCAACTGAATCCCTATGTTCTTTTCAGGAAATGTACCAGATATGAGCCTTGCTTATCTCATTTTTTATACCTATTCTAACATGCCCTCTTTATGTGAAGAAGTCCCAGAAGAAAGTTTTGGTTAGAGATGTAGACTTTTAATGGAAAACCAAATAGAACCCAACtgcaaaatatataaatatatatatatatatatatatataggagaaagggaaggggaagagagggaaggggaaggaagggggaagggagagaaaaaaaggggaagaaaaaaaaaaagaaaaggggagaggaggggaggcggagggggggggtggggaaggcAAGCGTAGTGTATATGCCCctcataatctctctcctctttcctcGTGTAATGATGGTGAGCCTCTCCTTGTATATGAATAGACATGCATCAAAATTCCTCTCCCTCATATTTCTATTGACTAAATGTATATGATGCCAATATAAATGGACAGCGTGTCGATCTCTCTcacaaggaagaaaagaaaaaaagcgaACCTCACAAATTCATCAATCACTCAATCAATTGTTACTATTTCAATATGATGCTAAAACATCATGTATAATGTATTTGTATTGGAAATGTGATTCATGGGGCGATCATTCTCTACAGTGAGTGCAGCGGTGCGGTGAGCATAAGATGGCCGAGGGCATTCGGCACAATTAAACTACAATCATTTATTTGGACATAGTAATAAAATTATAGATTGATGTATGGGTAAATAATGTCTAGTGGTCTCAAGCTTCCCCCACACacaccccctcctcctcctcctcacccAACTAAACTTAACTTCAGTGGAGCTGCACTTCTCATTGCAATTGTATTTGTAACTACTTGCCCGGTTGCAAAATTTGATGGATTATGTGAGTCCATTTAATAGAGGACCACATATCCATGTCACTGGTCACGATAGACAAAGGAGGACCTCTTCTAAGCT
It encodes the following:
- the LOC122085808 gene encoding asparagine synthetase [glutamine-hydrolyzing], producing MCGILSVLGCSDDSQTKRVRVLELSRRLKHRGPDWSGLYQHGDCFLSHQRLAIIDPTSGDQPLFNEDKSIVVTVNGEIYNHVELRKRLHNHKFWTGSDCDVIAHLYEQYGEDFVDMLDGMFSFVLLDTRDNSFIVARDAIGITSLYIGWGLDGSIWISSEMKGLNDDCEHFECFPPGHLYSSKVGGMRRWYNPPWYSEAIPSSPYDPLVLRKAFENAVVKRLMTDVPFGVLLSGGLDSSLVASVTARYFAGTKAAKQWGTQLHSFCVGLEGSPDLKAGKEVADYLGTIHHECHFTVQDGIDAIEDVIYHIESYDVTTIRASTPMFLMSRKIKSLGVKMVISGEGSDEIFGGYLYFHKAPNKEEFHRETCHKIKALHQYDCQRANKATSAWGLEARVPFLDKEFINVAMSIDPEWKMIKPDQGRIEKWVLRKAFDDEEHPYLPKHILYRQKEQFSDGVGYSWIDGLKAHAAKHVSDRMMLNARNIFPHNTPTTKEGYYYRTIFERFFPQNSARLTVPGGPSVACSTAKAIEWDAAWSNNLDPSGRAALGVHESAYDPQLPNANGVAKVPAKIINDISRIVEVSAPSLTIRS